CCTGGACGATTTCGAGACAATCGTCCTCGAGGAAGCCAATGATGTAGCTTCTCGCCTTCCGGTTTTCCTGGGCAAACCTTCTTGTCTCAGCCGGTCCTGCCGGCGCTTCCAGCTCCAACACATGATCGACGCTCATTGCTTCCAGGAAAGCTCGAACACGAAAGCTACAATTATGGAATCCGGGACCTCCGGTATATTAGGGGATGCAGTGAGCCGGATTGTTCGGGGTGCCCATAACATCTTCTAGTTTGTGGCCCATAAAAAAAGAACGCAGTTAATTAAACTAGAGCTTTTTATTTGGGGTCTTTATAATTTGGAGTTTGGAATTGAACtgaaaaacaaagtaaaaaagaTAAAGCTGCAGATTTCCGATTGCTTAGATCTCAACACGTTGTATGTGAAGTGACAAGAGATTCATTcccaaagttcatccgaagtgacgttcctcacctgaAGCGATTCCTGGAATCAAGTGATTCGGGTGACTCGATTATCATCAAATATGTTCTTGCCACCACTTGTCGGGAAAGTGAACGTGGTACTCAAACGTAAACCTGGGgttgaattatgaatcctattcgattcgagatacTCGTTTTGAGTTttactcgaatcgaattagaatcggTATTACGTATCTCGTTcgtgttctaaattttaacgtactagatttcgagtaaaccgggtagtagatcatctcgaaacgttccattcgaatcgagctcgttcaagatcggtaatgccaaagtcggtcgaatcgaacgaaactcgattgtttcgagttccataatcccgcccctgtTTGATGAAATCAATAACTTTGAGCTTCTTCTGATAACTTTCAGCTTCTGACAACCTACGAGATAACTGGCCTTGATCTATAACGGTTTGATGTTATTTGTACTTCCAATACAGGATATTCAGATCATAGGTGTAAGATAAAATGGGATAATCCAAGGCGAAAATGAATCGTTGAAGTACTCAGAGACACTCCATCTTCTGATTTCATTAAACATTCGAGGTTCTACCAAGATACGAGTGCTTTTCAGATGGAGGGCTAACTATACTCTAACCGGATTCGAATAATTCCAGATTTTGAACTAGACGATATCTGATGCTACCCATTGCATTTCTGCACTTCTGACAGAAAATTTATTCCATACctgttttttgaagaaactcAGTGACCTTGAATTGGTAAGGAGTAAGCCATGAGTTTTGGGCGACGAacgcgtttttgttttcgttcattaatttttttaattaaattaaagttaaacTGAAGAAATTTTAGAACTAAACAGcagaaaataattgaataagtgATAGGCAGAAGTTCCCGGAgtggtttgtgctttgtttcaAATTGCTTAATTTTCCTTATAACAATGTATACAGATTAGTGATAGAGATAAGCAATACAGATTAgtgtataaattttcaaattatgttgtAGATGTATAAGTATAATCCATACTTGGAGTACtggataaaattttctcatttcattttaaaaagatttttttctgatttgaaTATTCCTTATGTTTATCTCATTTCAGTTGTGCAAGCCAAACGAACCGGGTGTGTTCATCGGGAAAATCTTACCTAACAACCCAAGCCGGGCCTTCCTGGGATACGTCGACAAGGGAGCCTCGGAGAAGAAGATCGTGCGGGACATTTTCAAGAAGGGTGATGCAGCCTTCCTGTCGGGTGATCTGCTCGTTGCCGACGAGCGAGGAAACCTGTACTTCAAGGATCGTACCGGAGATACCTTCCGGTGGAAGGGGGAAAACGTGTCTACGAGCGAAGTAGAGGCCGAGGTTAGCAACGCCGCCGGCTATCGGGATACCGTGGTCTACGGCGTGGAGATCCCGAACATGGAAGGACGCGCCGGAATGGCAGCTATTTTGGATCCGGAAAGTCAAGTTGATCTGACAAAACTAGCCGACACGCTGAAAGAAACTCTTCCGTCCTATGCTCGGCCAATGTTTGTACGATTGCTGAACAAGGTGGACATGACCGGAACCTACAAGCTGAAAAAGTTGGACCTACAGAAGGAAGCGTTCGATCCGAACGTCATCGAAGACAGTTTATTCTACCTGACACCAAAGGGCCAGTACGAAAAACTCTCGAAGGAAGTTTTCGAACAAATCAAACGAGGAGAAATTAGGTTCTAAGACTGTGCTGCTCTGAGCCACCAGAAGGCTTCATGAAATTCCTTTTCCTTTCACGAACTTACGCACGcatcaaagttttccaagacAAACAAACTTGTGACACCCATCGAATGATCTTCTTTATAGGTTTTCTCTCTTCTTCCATACTTCCTTCTAAGAACGACCTACTTTCAGTTTTGTGTTTTCCCTTTTTCATCATAAAAACTGTGATATCGAGTGAAAGTGAAGATCAAGCTtccccagcaaaaaaaaactgtacatgtTTTGTTCCAGAGTCCAAtccgagcaaaaaaaaaaagattgatcgAGTGACAGCATGATTGGAACGAAACTTACTCAAAACCGTACTTAGAGACAGACGTTAAAGAAAGTTATAATGTAAAAATAAGCGACAAAAGTTGGTTGATGGATtagttttgtactttttttttgtttttagaaagTGAACGTTTAGCAAACACAATGACAACTGTAAAACATTTCTCCTACTGTACTAGGCTATAATAGATTTATAACAACAATAGTCAAGACTTGCTTCGATCTATAAGTTATCAACAGAAGCAAACAAATCCCACGGACAACAGAAACagaaagaaaatcaataatGTCTGACAAATTttcgatgatattttttctattctttctCTACAACCGATCGAAAcacaattcaattatttttaagcgAGATAGGCGGGGCATTTAAGCAACGAGTTTTAGTATCATCACTGAGAATGATGATTAGACTTCTATGTATACTGACTACTAGAGTTATACTGTGAAATAAAGTGGTTTTGTATGTTAGTTATGAGTttgttatttgaattatttgtatTGTGAAAAATTCGGAGAACTCAAATGTTTATAAACTAAATAATATAGCTTATTCCAGAGGATTATATCATATAAGCTCAGAAAAGTGTTCTAAGGTTGTTATCTttaatttcctgaaaaaaatccCTAAACGGATGTCATCGCAACAAACTACAGCACTTAACaataatatataaattttattaagaagAACAGTTTAAGTATAAGGAACTAAATGCTTGTTTTATCTCTTGATTTTTAATGCGATCGATCGCTTCAAGGTGTTCTGGAGAACACTCAAATGCATTCCTGGAAGCCCACTGGTACAAATTGTGTATACTATCTACGAGTTCAACTCTGGTTTGCACCTTTATTTCCTTTTCCGGGATCTCAATCTCTACGTTAGAAATTAAAATGCCCAAGACGTCATGCTTTTTCAACATTCTGTCAACGCTGGTTTCCCGCAGATTTTCTTCAACCCAGACCAAAATATTTTCCCTGAAAAATTCACTGTTATTATGTCTAACAACAAGTTCTAGATACCCCGGAAGCCTTTTGGCGATATACTCTCCTAAGCACTCGATTTGTGTTTCATCTAGTTCTAATGAGGTGAGCCGTTGGAAAACGTTAGGGAAAGGTTTGCGGCACATGACGGCTAAAAAGTCTTCCTCGTCGTCCTGGAAAACGGTTAAATATCTGCGCACAAATTCATCCCTATGCTGTTGGCTCAAAATCTTAAGTAGCAATTCCATCTGATTGCTGCCGATGCGCTTCAGATTTATGATATTCGCTTGATCTGCGCCACCAAAACGAAACTGCACCTTATTTTCGAGATCGTCAGGCAGTGTCTGAAGAATCAATTGGAATACATTGAAGCATGATGCGTTGATACAGTTGCGTATTAAAGTGTAA
This portion of the Uranotaenia lowii strain MFRU-FL unplaced genomic scaffold, ASM2978415v1 HiC_scaffold_717, whole genome shotgun sequence genome encodes:
- the LOC129760670 gene encoding long-chain fatty acid transport protein 4-like, whose amino-acid sequence is MFISFQLCKPNEPGVFIGKILPNNPSRAFLGYVDKGASEKKIVRDIFKKGDAAFLSGDLLVADERGNLYFKDRTGDTFRWKGENVSTSEVEAEVSNAAGYRDTVVYGVEIPNMEGRAGMAAILDPESQVDLTKLADTLKETLPSYARPMFVRLLNKVDMTGTYKLKKLDLQKEAFDPNVIEDSLFYLTPKGQYEKLSKEVFEQIKRGEIRF